In a genomic window of Gloeocapsopsis dulcis:
- a CDS encoding translation initiation factor IF-2 codes for MSIAELATDYNLTVEEVFFLCERLGIAYKSSKTRLPLEDAKAIISHAIEKNNSDSQEEAAS; via the coding sequence GTGTCCATTGCAGAATTAGCAACGGACTACAACCTCACTGTAGAAGAAGTATTTTTTTTGTGCGAGCGGCTGGGTATTGCTTATAAGTCTTCTAAGACTCGTCTACCCTTAGAGGATGCCAAAGCAATTATCTCTCACGCAATCGAGAAGAATAACTCAGATTCTCAGGAGGAGGCTGCTTCATGA
- the hpsC gene encoding hormogonium polysaccharide secretion pseudopilin HpsC — translation MINSLQLLRYIHTKPNRGFTLIELLVGIVLAGLVITPLMTFMLNILATQRQEEAKANTEQEIQSTINYITQDLRQAIYIYDADGLNNTSTDISPGIRNQIPPLTPAPGCDTDANCTPVLVFWKREFKPEVFSQCTSKSINCLANPRLNDTFVYSLVAYYLVENQADGTNSTTARIARFQINDGVKDPRNSNSYIEPPDDGFQFFNLRVPGATLKDKMNRWQKANQNYTNSVATLVDFIDTSTSTKQNCPDNTQQVPAVASGFYACVDSINTTAQVHLRGNAIARIRNEATCDRTSGYCPSVSVQVQGRGLLSRN, via the coding sequence ATGATTAATTCACTTCAACTGCTTCGGTACATTCATACGAAACCAAATCGTGGCTTTACCTTAATTGAACTGCTAGTAGGTATTGTCTTAGCGGGATTAGTTATCACGCCATTAATGACTTTTATGCTCAATATTTTAGCAACACAGCGACAAGAGGAAGCCAAAGCTAATACTGAACAGGAAATTCAATCAACAATTAATTATATTACCCAAGATTTAAGGCAAGCAATTTATATTTATGATGCCGACGGTTTAAATAATACATCAACTGATATCTCGCCAGGAATTAGAAATCAAATTCCTCCTTTAACACCTGCGCCAGGGTGCGATACTGATGCAAATTGTACGCCAGTCCTCGTTTTTTGGAAGCGAGAATTTAAGCCAGAAGTTTTTTCGCAGTGTACAAGTAAATCAATTAATTGTTTGGCTAACCCAAGACTTAATGACACTTTTGTCTACTCATTAGTAGCATATTACTTAGTTGAAAATCAAGCAGATGGAACTAATTCTACTACTGCTCGCATTGCTCGATTTCAAATTAACGATGGTGTCAAAGATCCGAGAAATTCTAATAGCTATATCGAACCACCGGATGATGGTTTTCAGTTTTTTAATTTAAGAGTTCCTGGAGCAACTTTAAAAGATAAGATGAATCGCTGGCAGAAAGCTAATCAAAACTATACTAATAGCGTAGCCACACTCGTCGATTTTATTGATACAAGTACTAGCACAAAGCAAAATTGTCCAGATAATACGCAACAAGTTCCCGCTGTCGCAAGTGGCTTTTACGCTTGTGTAGACTCAATAAACACAACAGCACAAGTTCACCTCAGAGGAAATGCGATCGCGCGGATTAGAAATGAGGCAACGTGCGATCGCACTTCTGGATATTGCCCTAGTGTCAGCGTTCAAGTTCAAGGACGAGGATTACTAAGTCGTAATTAA
- the petE gene encoding plastocyanin, giving the protein MKSIAATLRRFGTVVLALVLFVGSFALFAPTAAAETYQVKLGSDKGMLVFDPAKLTIKPGDTVEWINNKVPPHNVVFDAANNPTKSADLAKGLSHKQLLMTPGQQVKTSFPEDAPAGDYTYYCEPHRGAGMIGKITVEG; this is encoded by the coding sequence ATGAAATCTATTGCTGCAACTTTGCGGCGCTTCGGTACAGTTGTCTTAGCACTCGTACTCTTTGTCGGTAGCTTTGCGCTCTTTGCTCCTACAGCAGCAGCTGAAACTTACCAAGTTAAACTAGGTTCTGATAAAGGAATGTTAGTTTTCGATCCGGCAAAACTCACAATCAAGCCTGGCGACACAGTTGAATGGATAAACAACAAAGTACCTCCCCATAACGTTGTCTTCGATGCAGCCAATAATCCTACTAAGAGTGCAGATCTAGCGAAAGGTCTGTCTCACAAGCAGTTGCTCATGACTCCTGGTCAACAGGTCAAGACGTCCTTCCCAGAAGATGCACCCGCAGGTGACTACACCTACTACTGCGAACCCCACCGTGGTGCTGGCATGATTGGCAAAATTACCGTTGAAGGCTAA
- the hpsA gene encoding hormogonium polysaccharide biosynthesis protein HpsA, whose amino-acid sequence MSTGKHNNAILSQLKQGQRLQPQRQWLLRSLIVMRQRTSTSGFVLPTVAMVSLVIVLLTTAILVRSFDRSRTASNLRVSEAALNAATPALDRARAKIDALLLDQTLPQVTPTDAELENALNRNSYTLGDETRLKLAQNITNRNQDNNLTTAWKFPVDTDGNGRFDSYTLYGIYFRSSTAEEARNPLQARTPPMQGELLGRECENLFNNSDRSLGDSGWYQSGEKLSKSFFIYTATVPITNPPNNNSYEAYRGNRSFYALEFQQDRNRVPLRNHAALFQNDLAITPDSSFRLNGRIATNGNLLVGSHNNETTRFYQVSSQYSCFYNEENGKITVGGNVGLGNAADTGDRTAINIDLFNGFANNPITTALDRNIKSTTTIGGEQVSYNDAAYNHRIALMKQTALDYHPNFERRNTINEIPPTVESVAAVRQYPPEVKAGFEAAIADSNNQRGSSLNAWDILGDQIETYLRNLTRRVPYAEVATSDRRSALEQYDFDDDGIDPNVFTRDTIEPLLEWREPTQTNTQLTLNQYNLPQTQPEKQQQEGKESFVGDRIAVGNNLPTFWKKTGNFFLGFNEKQLFANGVNWNNPNTQPRYRTTQTLPLPDKRILQRNGFWENAAAQQLSTTLTGAGGLRIITGAGIYDRAASFLPEPKLEEGVTQPPAFRTRSFSGDRNIVVWSDTLPMTGDAEASDKKGDLQMRATAVYHYIDSRYTGTDYIERTPTACISSYYDPTSATTARNLADLPDVSGVISGAQPANGRSNNGVVYPSPYNDIGAREAAINQFREQLNFQARLIFPNGRVVNQPLRDALVKIDDNRTRSLADNSAIDTAICAIRILDNSLSPVGNPIIPHGAIKEATFLDAREIKAIDKDKSLRNYDLELEKRQPLEVRVTDIDLGLLAETEIGNERNPQEYLLPNSGIIYASRDDALADLSDTSSEATLLSSNDFILDPTRRPNGIRLINGSNLARDENYREVEKGLTFVTNLPAYILGDFNLHQQPITRTPTEEFLERLTSNWTNFYTRNTNFDSNFACRKEQPGCGNNGDQWRPATIVSDAVTVLSNSFVDGFRNDGDYDLNNYIGNSVTTQRKKNGFVDNSFATSVNRQTDNRSRNSYLNNGVTPIQRRTNFPEYVMEICRKIPVSECKPNDWVVGYEGNKDLKAASLPEKAKAARLMAGTTARPALNPEDRRYPRRIAFQRNELGTLELSEFENVSTPIPIGINSADEVAFFPYNTYNSERPKSVNNALWFRTTSDPEQPDSAPSYQSDQPLAYTPNTQLISPSTPDIGAISLNLPENNPVSGYTICTMSGRYFKQYEFISGEALQVLPSECGTDARNQIQSVYEGLRNLNPDTDTTDDVVKVTPQGNYQPGQETIITANDSKSINIVDIGVERIPTNNTNATTIRLVGREDSIFIIRNTTGQLQFGTGGEDHHGVNIELVGVSPNNVFWVINGNLVTNQVADDKRHSLAGTFLNNNAGTPVLKNVEINGRLLGFQDDLPQKGENFTEGSKITAITSDEQPLLIPVLQVHSPNGSPGGSNLDRGSAELQDAWLQTPENDTTVNAVFVSGNSPSRPGEEPAGLQNFVRLLENWRNRTLNIKGSFIQLHHSAYATAPFAPILASKSTANDGSLSVFDYSFTQYRTNNGQFIGTLPYFATPNRQWRFDVALLSQSPDLFAQKFTQPQGTSANEFIREVNRDDPWIETLLCAAQGSGNNYTYAVDESDRPSNCPSLNAYRDTQTNLMP is encoded by the coding sequence ATGTCAACTGGTAAGCACAACAATGCCATTCTCAGTCAATTAAAGCAGGGGCAACGATTGCAACCACAAAGACAATGGCTGCTACGTAGTCTAATCGTGATGCGGCAGAGAACTTCAACATCAGGATTCGTCTTGCCTACAGTGGCAATGGTGTCGTTGGTAATTGTCCTGCTGACAACAGCGATTTTGGTGCGATCGTTTGATCGATCGCGTACTGCAAGTAATCTCAGAGTTAGTGAAGCCGCTTTAAATGCTGCAACTCCTGCACTTGATCGCGCTAGAGCAAAAATTGATGCTTTACTGCTCGATCAAACACTACCACAAGTCACACCAACCGATGCCGAACTAGAAAACGCCCTCAACCGTAATAGCTACACTCTTGGTGATGAAACTCGTTTAAAACTGGCGCAGAATATTACTAATCGTAACCAAGATAACAATTTAACAACGGCTTGGAAATTTCCAGTTGATACCGATGGTAACGGTAGATTCGATAGCTATACGCTTTATGGTATTTATTTTCGCAGTAGTACCGCAGAAGAAGCACGAAACCCTTTGCAAGCAAGAACACCACCAATGCAGGGTGAGTTGTTAGGGAGAGAATGTGAAAATCTATTTAATAATAGCGATCGCTCTTTAGGAGACTCTGGATGGTATCAATCTGGAGAAAAACTTAGTAAGAGTTTCTTTATTTACACTGCAACAGTTCCCATTACAAACCCGCCAAATAATAATAGTTATGAAGCTTATCGCGGAAATCGCAGCTTTTATGCGTTAGAGTTTCAACAAGATCGCAATCGCGTCCCGTTAAGAAATCATGCGGCGCTGTTTCAAAACGATCTAGCAATTACTCCTGATTCTAGTTTTCGATTGAATGGCAGAATTGCAACAAATGGTAACTTATTAGTTGGCAGTCACAATAACGAAACTACCCGATTTTATCAAGTTAGTAGTCAATACTCTTGTTTTTATAACGAAGAAAACGGCAAGATAACTGTCGGGGGAAATGTTGGTTTAGGAAACGCTGCGGATACAGGCGATCGCACAGCAATAAATATCGATTTATTCAATGGATTTGCCAATAACCCTATAACAACAGCACTTGATCGCAATATAAAATCGACAACAACCATAGGCGGGGAACAAGTTAGTTACAACGATGCAGCTTATAATCATCGCATTGCTTTAATGAAGCAGACAGCGTTGGATTACCACCCCAACTTTGAACGCCGCAACACAATAAATGAAATTCCACCAACTGTAGAAAGTGTTGCAGCTGTAAGACAATATCCACCAGAAGTTAAAGCAGGCTTTGAAGCAGCCATTGCAGATAGTAATAATCAACGCGGAAGTAGTTTAAATGCTTGGGATATTCTAGGCGATCAAATCGAGACGTATTTGAGAAATCTGACTCGTCGCGTACCTTATGCTGAAGTTGCGACAAGCGATCGCCGCAGTGCTTTAGAACAATATGATTTTGATGATGATGGTATTGATCCAAATGTATTTACTCGCGATACAATTGAACCCCTGCTAGAGTGGCGCGAACCAACACAAACGAATACTCAATTAACGCTGAATCAGTATAACTTACCGCAGACACAGCCAGAAAAGCAGCAACAAGAAGGAAAAGAAAGTTTTGTAGGCGATCGCATTGCTGTAGGAAACAATCTTCCGACTTTCTGGAAAAAGACAGGGAACTTCTTTTTAGGCTTTAATGAAAAGCAGTTATTTGCTAATGGTGTCAACTGGAATAACCCGAACACCCAACCGCGTTATCGCACAACTCAAACCTTACCGCTTCCTGATAAAAGAATACTCCAACGAAATGGATTTTGGGAAAATGCAGCCGCACAGCAACTTTCTACAACCTTAACAGGTGCGGGTGGTTTACGAATTATCACAGGTGCAGGAATTTACGATCGCGCTGCTTCTTTTTTACCTGAACCGAAATTGGAAGAAGGTGTCACACAACCACCAGCTTTTAGAACTCGTTCCTTTAGCGGCGATCGCAATATTGTTGTTTGGTCTGATACGCTACCGATGACGGGTGATGCTGAAGCTAGTGACAAAAAAGGCGATCTTCAGATGCGTGCTACAGCAGTATATCATTACATAGATTCAAGATATACCGGAACAGATTATATTGAAAGAACTCCTACAGCGTGTATTAGTAGCTACTACGATCCTACAAGTGCAACGACTGCAAGAAATCTAGCTGATTTACCTGATGTCAGTGGTGTTATCTCTGGTGCGCAGCCTGCAAATGGCAGATCCAATAATGGTGTAGTTTATCCGTCTCCTTATAATGATATTGGCGCGCGAGAAGCTGCAATTAATCAATTTCGAGAACAACTTAATTTTCAAGCAAGACTGATTTTTCCGAATGGGCGAGTTGTCAATCAACCCTTGCGCGATGCTTTAGTTAAAATTGACGACAATCGGACGCGATCGCTAGCCGATAATTCAGCGATCGATACGGCAATTTGTGCAATTAGAATTTTAGATAATAGTCTTTCTCCTGTGGGAAATCCTATCATTCCGCATGGGGCGATTAAGGAAGCTACTTTTCTAGACGCCAGAGAAATTAAAGCTATTGATAAAGATAAATCACTAAGAAACTATGACTTAGAACTAGAAAAACGCCAACCCTTAGAAGTTCGTGTCACTGATATTGATTTAGGCTTACTCGCAGAAACAGAAATTGGCAACGAAAGAAACCCTCAAGAATACCTTTTACCCAATAGTGGCATTATCTATGCCAGCCGTGATGACGCATTAGCAGATTTGAGCGATACAAGTAGTGAAGCAACATTACTTAGTTCCAATGATTTTATTCTCGATCCAACTCGTCGTCCCAATGGAATTCGTTTAATTAATGGAAGTAACTTAGCTAGAGACGAGAATTATCGAGAAGTAGAAAAAGGCTTAACTTTTGTCACAAATTTACCTGCGTATATCCTGGGTGACTTTAATTTACATCAACAGCCGATTACCCGAACTCCCACTGAAGAATTTTTAGAAAGACTGACATCAAACTGGACTAATTTTTATACTCGCAATACAAATTTTGATAGCAACTTTGCTTGTAGAAAAGAACAACCTGGTTGTGGAAATAATGGCGATCAATGGCGTCCTGCAACTATTGTTTCTGATGCAGTCACAGTATTATCTAATAGCTTTGTCGATGGTTTTCGTAATGATGGAGACTACGATCTAAATAATTATATTGGCAATTCAGTCACTACACAACGTAAGAAAAATGGGTTTGTCGATAATAGCTTTGCTACCAGTGTTAATAGACAAACTGATAACAGAAGTAGAAATTCTTATTTAAATAATGGTGTGACTCCCATTCAACGTCGTACTAATTTTCCTGAGTACGTTATGGAGATTTGCCGTAAAATTCCAGTATCAGAATGCAAGCCTAATGATTGGGTAGTAGGATACGAAGGTAACAAAGATTTAAAAGCTGCAAGTCTACCTGAAAAAGCAAAAGCAGCTAGATTAATGGCAGGTACAACAGCTAGACCTGCACTCAACCCTGAAGATAGACGTTATCCACGGCGAATTGCATTTCAACGTAATGAGTTAGGTACGCTAGAACTCTCAGAATTTGAGAATGTCTCTACTCCCATACCAATAGGAATTAATTCAGCAGATGAAGTTGCTTTCTTTCCTTATAATACTTATAACAGTGAGCGCCCGAAGTCAGTAAATAATGCCTTATGGTTTAGAACAACGAGCGATCCTGAACAACCTGATAGTGCGCCTAGTTATCAAAGCGATCAACCATTAGCATATACACCTAATACTCAACTTATTTCACCTTCTACTCCTGATATTGGTGCTATTAGTTTGAATTTACCAGAAAACAATCCTGTTTCAGGCTATACAATTTGTACAATGTCAGGTAGATACTTTAAGCAATACGAATTTATCAGTGGAGAAGCGCTACAAGTACTACCGAGTGAATGCGGAACAGACGCCCGAAACCAAATTCAATCTGTATATGAAGGTTTAAGAAATCTGAACCCAGATACTGATACAACTGATGATGTTGTTAAAGTAACACCACAAGGAAATTATCAACCAGGACAGGAGACAATTATAACTGCTAATGATAGTAAATCTATTAATATCGTTGATATAGGTGTTGAAAGAATACCTACTAATAACACAAATGCAACAACAATTAGATTAGTTGGTCGAGAAGACTCAATATTTATTATCAGAAACACCACAGGACAATTACAGTTTGGTACTGGAGGAGAAGATCATCATGGAGTAAATATTGAATTAGTTGGAGTTAGTCCTAATAATGTTTTTTGGGTAATTAATGGAAATTTAGTTACAAATCAAGTTGCCGATGATAAGCGTCATTCGCTAGCAGGGACTTTCTTAAATAATAATGCTGGTACTCCTGTGTTAAAAAATGTTGAAATTAATGGTCGTTTACTTGGATTTCAAGATGATTTACCTCAGAAAGGAGAAAACTTTACCGAAGGCAGTAAAATTACTGCAATTACCTCAGACGAACAACCTCTATTAATTCCTGTTTTACAAGTACATAGCCCTAACGGTTCCCCTGGGGGAAGTAATTTGGATCGCGGAAGTGCAGAACTTCAAGATGCGTGGTTGCAAACTCCAGAAAATGATACAACTGTCAATGCTGTATTTGTCTCAGGAAATAGCCCTAGTCGTCCAGGAGAAGAACCCGCAGGTTTACAAAATTTTGTCCGATTATTAGAAAATTGGCGCAATAGAACATTAAATATCAAAGGTAGTTTTATTCAACTACATCACAGTGCCTATGCTACTGCACCATTTGCCCCTATCTTAGCAAGTAAATCTACCGCAAATGACGGCAGCTTAAGCGTTTTTGACTACAGTTTTACACAGTATAGAACCAACAACGGTCAATTCATTGGTACATTACCCTACTTCGCAACACCAAACCGACAATGGAGATTTGATGTCGCACTTTTATCGCAGTCACCAGATTTGTTCGCCCAAAAGTTTACGCAACCACAAGGAACTTCGGCTAATGAATTTATTCGTGAAGTTAATCGTGACGATCCTTGGATTGAAACGTTGCTATGTGCAGCGCAAGGTTCAGGAAATAATTATACTTATGCAGTGGATGAAAGCGATCGCCCCAGTAATTGTCCCTCATTAAATGCTTACCGAGATACTCAAACTAACCTCATGCCATGA
- the hpsB gene encoding hormogonium polysaccharide secretion pseudopilin HpsB — MIPRSQDGFTIVDALVAIVVVGILMSAIAPVMVLSVGNRVQARRVELATQAAKTYLDGIRNGTIPPPNHTVVLNEVDSTSATRQFNAQRVTFTDAAVPPASGLTNCTPTTPNYPYCPNSPNLSLYCIDFDEAAGCSSDSIRDFVVQAFRSATPTSTDATKGYLLGVRVYRADAFSDSTPLVKSDVDTRRTQATFTGGSGDRKAPLMEITTEISTSETRLQDLCDRLGGCQL; from the coding sequence ATGATTCCTCGTTCACAAGATGGATTCACAATTGTTGATGCTTTAGTCGCGATCGTCGTCGTGGGAATTTTGATGAGTGCGATCGCACCTGTCATGGTACTCTCTGTCGGCAACCGCGTACAAGCCCGTAGAGTAGAATTAGCAACCCAAGCCGCAAAAACCTATCTTGACGGTATTAGAAACGGCACAATTCCACCGCCAAATCACACTGTTGTGTTGAACGAAGTTGATTCTACTAGTGCCACCCGACAATTTAATGCCCAGCGCGTTACCTTTACCGATGCTGCGGTTCCACCGGCTAGTGGTTTAACAAATTGCACCCCAACAACACCAAATTACCCATACTGCCCAAATTCCCCAAATCTCAGTTTGTACTGTATTGATTTTGATGAAGCGGCAGGTTGTAGCAGTGACAGTATACGTGACTTCGTTGTCCAAGCATTTCGCAGCGCCACACCAACATCTACCGATGCAACAAAAGGTTACTTATTAGGTGTGAGAGTTTATCGGGCTGATGCTTTTAGTGATAGTACACCCCTTGTGAAAAGTGATGTCGATACCAGACGAACCCAAGCAACCTTTACTGGAGGATCAGGCGATCGCAAAGCCCCACTGATGGAAATCACCACCGAAATTAGTACTTCAGAAACTCGATTGCAAGATTTGTGTGATCGCCTTGGTGGTTGTCAACTTTAG
- a CDS encoding pilus assembly FimT family protein — protein MSNEQLDSGFTLIEVIVATLIIGILSAIVVPSWLGFVNRQRISAVNESILRTLQNAQQEARKQKISYSVSFRTNNQIPQIVIHPRGTTPSNTDWKSLAEELAINPQQILLGTNLDGDSIATTATTYAANTTQTITFDFRGNLPRDASFGTADKGLIVTVALPRANNSTEPMAGTRRCVVVRTLLGAMQTGREDQCNASS, from the coding sequence ATGTCAAATGAACAATTAGATTCAGGTTTTACATTAATCGAAGTTATTGTAGCTACCTTAATTATTGGAATCTTATCGGCGATCGTTGTACCGTCTTGGTTAGGTTTTGTGAATCGTCAACGGATAAGTGCTGTTAACGAATCGATTTTACGAACTTTACAAAACGCCCAGCAAGAAGCTAGAAAGCAAAAAATTAGCTATAGTGTCAGCTTTAGAACTAACAATCAAATTCCTCAAATAGTAATTCACCCTAGAGGTACTACGCCAAGTAATACAGATTGGAAATCATTAGCTGAAGAATTAGCAATTAATCCACAACAAATTCTGTTGGGAACTAATCTTGATGGTGACAGCATTGCTACTACCGCTACAACTTATGCGGCAAATACAACACAGACAATTACTTTTGATTTCAGGGGTAATTTACCACGCGATGCTAGTTTTGGCACAGCTGACAAAGGTTTAATTGTCACTGTAGCCCTACCCCGCGCCAATAATTCCACAGAACCTATGGCGGGCACAAGACGATGTGTTGTTGTCAGAACTCTTCTTGGCGCAATGCAAACAGGGAGAGAAGATCAGTGCAATGCTAGCAGCTAA
- the psbV gene encoding photosystem II cytochrome c-550: MFKRLIGLAVATILLTFGLIVNSAAAVELSEAVRTVPLNDQGDTTVLSLKQVQEGKRLFNFACAQCHAGGVTKTNQNVGLDPETLALATPPRNNIEGLVDYMHNPTTYDGEEEIAELHPSTKSADIYPAMRNLTEDDLEAIAGHVLLQPKIVGDRWGGGKIYY, from the coding sequence ATGTTTAAAAGATTGATCGGGCTTGCGGTGGCTACCATATTGTTGACATTCGGATTGATTGTCAATAGTGCAGCCGCAGTGGAACTAAGCGAAGCAGTGCGAACAGTACCGCTGAATGACCAAGGTGATACCACTGTGCTGAGCCTCAAACAAGTCCAAGAAGGTAAACGCTTATTTAACTTTGCTTGTGCGCAGTGTCACGCAGGAGGTGTAACCAAGACAAACCAAAACGTAGGGCTTGACCCTGAAACTCTTGCTTTAGCAACACCACCCCGCAACAATATCGAGGGACTTGTGGATTATATGCACAACCCCACCACCTACGATGGTGAAGAAGAAATTGCGGAGTTGCATCCTAGCACCAAGAGTGCAGATATTTACCCAGCAATGCGCAATCTTACCGAAGATGACTTAGAGGCGATCGCAGGTCATGTTCTGCTGCAACCAAAAATTGTTGGCGATCGCTGGGGTGGCGGCAAGATTTACTACTAA
- the petJ gene encoding cytochrome c6 PetJ, whose product MKKLLSLVVLAIAMLIFGSTHVAIAGETTNGARIFQNYCWACHMGGGNVIIAYKTLKLPALEKYKMNSMAAIANQVRNGKSAMPAFRGRLSDREIQDVAAYVLLKADTGW is encoded by the coding sequence TTGAAAAAATTACTATCGCTTGTCGTGCTGGCGATCGCTATGTTGATTTTTGGCTCGACGCACGTCGCCATAGCAGGGGAAACAACCAACGGTGCCAGAATTTTTCAAAACTACTGTTGGGCGTGTCATATGGGCGGTGGTAACGTGATTATTGCCTACAAAACCTTGAAGTTACCAGCCCTAGAAAAATATAAGATGAACTCAATGGCTGCGATCGCTAACCAAGTCCGCAACGGTAAAAGCGCTATGCCCGCTTTTCGAGGTCGATTGAGCGATCGCGAAATTCAAGATGTTGCAGCCTATGTGTTGCTCAAAGCTGATACAGGATGGTAA
- the psbV2 gene encoding photosystem II cytochrome PsbV2: protein MRRLVILLAIVVVSLLQMTPSATAGAIDPYLARYLRLTEPIALKVDEQGATREFSLEEISQGKVLFGNNCLNCHVGGATLPDPQTSLALDKLKGANPPRDNVGNLVAFLRQPMVYDGSEETYWCRQVPESWMSQEEVESLAAFVLTAAQKARGWGSENF from the coding sequence GTGCGCCGTCTAGTTATACTTCTGGCTATCGTTGTCGTTTCATTGCTACAGATGACTCCCTCAGCGACTGCTGGGGCTATTGACCCTTATCTTGCTCGGTATTTACGTCTTACAGAACCAATTGCCCTTAAAGTTGACGAACAAGGCGCTACTCGCGAGTTTTCCCTCGAAGAAATATCCCAAGGCAAAGTGCTATTTGGAAACAACTGCTTAAACTGTCATGTAGGTGGTGCAACTCTTCCAGATCCGCAAACATCACTTGCCCTAGACAAGCTCAAAGGGGCAAACCCGCCAAGGGATAACGTCGGCAATCTCGTTGCTTTTCTCCGTCAACCAATGGTATACGATGGCTCAGAAGAAACGTACTGGTGTCGCCAAGTACCTGAATCTTGGATGTCTCAGGAGGAAGTGGAAAGCTTAGCCGCGTTTGTCCTTACAGCTGCACAGAAGGCTAGAGGATGGGGTTCAGAAAACTTTTAA